Genomic window (Lynx canadensis isolate LIC74 chromosome A1, mLynCan4.pri.v2, whole genome shotgun sequence):
AAATTTATTCAGAAAGCCCAGCACTAAGTCGTGTGCACTTGGAAAGCCGGGTGGTGACCAGAGAGTGGCCAAGAGTTTGGCAGTCCCCTAAGACCCCGTGTGCAAGTACCTGTTTGCAAGCGATGAGCAGGGACGTGACCCCCAGCAGCTGGAAGCAGTCTGCAGCCACAGGGGTGGtggtaagaaagcggtccagagTGTTCACCGCCAGGCACAGCGATTCGAAGGAGAGACGGAATTGGCGATGCACGGGGATCAGCCAGCTAAGCAGCTTACAGCGGGATTCCGCCGTTACCTGccgggagggaggtggggggaggaccGGCTGAGCCTAGCGCAAAGAAGGTCTGCGTCAGGGACCAGCCAAAAAAAACTAGGGAGCTTCCCTGGAGGAAGGCACAAAGGAGAAACGTAAATGCGCTGGTAACTGGGGAAAAACTGGGCAGCGCTGCTGCGCAGAGAGCAATGGACGGGCAAGGGGCCGGAATGCTCACATTCGTACCTGGCCCTCGGGCCGCGTGTGTATACACATTACCTTGtgtaatcctcagatcaattcaGTCAGAGGAAGGGGCCCCTACTATTCAGATTAAGAAACAAGCTCAGAATTGTTAAATAGCTTGCCCGGGGTCGGGAGGAGTCCTTACTCGAGCCTAGAAACTTTCTTGACTCGTCTGCATTCTACCGTGTCCCCGCTAACCAGTATGGAAACTTCGGACGAGTCACTTAAGCCATCTAGGCCCCACtcttctccatttgtaaaatgaggacgGTGGCCCGGTCCTCCAAAGCCCCTTCCGGCTTGGACTGAGAACCTCCGTGAGCGCGGGCGGGGGCGCTGCGGAGAGCAAACAgcagaagaaagagcaagaggAGAGGCGGTGGGGAGCTCGCTCTACCAGCGCCTCACTTGTGGCTGCCGCGCCAGCGACTCCCGCGGGTGAAAGTGGCTCTCCCTCGCCTTGCGGAAGACGTAGCAGCTCTGACCGTAGTCACGGAAGGTCTGTAGATCTAGCTGCTCCAACTGCTGGGCAGGAGCAGGTAGGGGGCTGCAGCCTAGCGCCGCGGAAGCTGCGGGACTGTCTGCACCATCAGATCCGGAGCTGGGGGACTCGAACACGTCGCAAACACCGGAGTCTCCGGGGAGTGGGCACGGGCTCAGTGGCTGCAGCGGCTGCTTCCTGCGGAGACGTGGGCGCCTGTTCTTCTTCACCGGGGCGCGGAGGTTCTGGTCGTCCCGCCTCCTAGCCCGGGCGGCGGGGCTCACGAGACTCGTGGGGCAGGGGGTCACCATTATGCAGTCTGGTGGCCGCTCGGTGATTCCCCACCTGCGGGGAACCGAAGGCCCTCAAGAAAGTGCGAAATAGGCTGGCGAAATCGGCGGCGAGGCCCTAAGTACTCGGCGGGCTTCTGCCCTCTACCACACCCCTGGCTTCTCACTGGCTGATTACTGAGCGGCACGAGGCCGAGTTTTCCCGGCTAAAGAACCGCTTCTGAGCGAGCGGCTGGCAGCGTCCGGCTTGCGCAGCCCGCAAGGCAGAGGAGGAGCTACTCGAGGGTGAGCGCACCCACGGAGAGTTCCTAGCTCCGCGCGCGTCCTGCGTTACCCAGGTAACCCAGGTTCGCAGCTGGAGCAGTGCGCGCCTCcaagggtgggggcggggcggtggcCGGCCGAGACGGCGCCGAGTACCGCCCAGGGGCTTAATTGCTCCGGAAAAAAGATTCCGCGGCTGTCGCCGAGTCCTGGTCCGGATAATCTCGTACATGCTAGCGCTTTCTACGCAGCCTCTAATCCAGGTTGGTAATTTTGCAAAAATTAGCTTCCGAACTCCAAACGAAGGCTCCAACTAGAATCCTGTCAGCACAGGAGTTTTCTTAGTAACCCATACAAGCAGTAATTCTAATTCGACTgcgtttgtaatttttttttttaggcggGACCCCAGGACCCGGGTATCCCTCTTTGCGCCGCTCTCGGGGAGCAGAGCCTCCGCAAGTTCCTCTGCGCTACGTATCTGGGAGCTACtccagccagccaggcaggcaATAGTGCTGAAATCAACCAGAAAAAGTGCCCCGCGAACCTCCGATTGCCGATTTGCAGTCATATAACATTTGCTCCGCCCTTGCCACTCCAAACCAAGTAAACTGGAGCTGTTACGAACATAACATGGTTGGAGGGTTGCATTGCTAGCTTGATCGAATTGCTCACGGCCTTTTCTGTTTTATGTCATTAGCTTCTAACCCGCTCCCCGGGGCAGCTCAGTCCTCCTTGATTATTCCCTGCTCTCCGTTTTTGCTCCTTCAGAagctcaaaaaaataaagctggaaccAGAAGCGGAGTGCCCAGGCAGGAAAGACTAGACTGGATGCGGCAGTTTCCTCAGGGCACTGCTGGTTTGGTTCCTAGCTTCCTGTCCTGGTAGAAGTTGGAGTCTTCTGCCTGAGAGAACCTTCCTAAGGGGCTCGTATCCTGAGGAAAAGGGGCACAAGTAGCATCTAGTCAGCCTTGTAGGCATTTCTCAGTGGCAGAAAacccacaaccctcagtttgatgAACTTTCCAGAAGAACTCCAAGAAGTGAGGTTGCTAGGTAAGGCAAGAGCAGGTTGAGCCATTCCCACCTCATgtcagaagaaagcagagaaatgtgTATAATCAAATTTAAATCCCTGTCCCTAGAAATTTAGTTGCATGTGGGGGTGTTGACTCGTAGAGatgcaggaaagagaaaagagacagatttGGGGTTCTGGTAAGTTTTACTCCTATTTCCCTGTAACTCTGAGCAAGGTCTTTAGTTATAGACCTAAACAGTGTCATTTGTAACTTGAGAGATGAGGTAAGAATTACCGGTCTTTCAAGATACAGGTGCTAGGACTTGTTGTC
Coding sequences:
- the CCNO gene encoding cyclin-O, translated to MVTPCPTSLVSPAARARRRDDQNLRAPVKKNRRPRLRRKQPLQPLSPCPLPGDSGVCDVFESPSSGSDGADSPAASAALGCSPLPAPAQQLEQLDLQTFRDYGQSCYVFRKARESHFHPRESLARQPQVTAESRCKLLSWLIPVHRQFRLSFESLCLAVNTLDRFLTTTPVAADCFQLLGVTSLLIACKQVEVHPPRVKQLLALCCGAFSRQQLCNLECIVLHKLHFSLGAPTISFFLEHFTHARVEAGQAEVSEALEAQALARGVAELSLADYAFTSYTPSLLAICCLALADRMLQLPRPVDLRLGGHPEAALQDCLSKLQLLVAINETSLTHMLPFQICEKCSLSPKLK